A genomic segment from Triticum dicoccoides isolate Atlit2015 ecotype Zavitan chromosome 1A, WEW_v2.0, whole genome shotgun sequence encodes:
- the LOC119274664 gene encoding uncharacterized protein LOC119274664 produces MPRSRSHRKLSSPCSPKAVHKVISRFSLEKKQLVRSIDFGGLLELPLHRKVGHRFSLWLLTKVVRDAAGASASQPAAVGKVAGILFYPQDVSKVFGVPSGGRPVPKKDQVQGLVSDEAKATVRGALSLEEGDDSRLRILHAAKHVLKKKFRRGMAEKDRAAFKIAFVVFVVGNLLAPRATDSVSLDYFMALRRPDEIQTYDWSEYVIRVILDSVCQVQAAFAQGRPVENLFGCIIGPIFYLDNLDFGREKNLLHDHTPRSKAYDYDTIKKLAEADRARSRDGGLRSFGKKLAREASDVCYERSIARCGNHVNGVVVGSADGGEQGGHSDDIVFTDGRAFNQKILCEVCGDVGEEELVMFCACGATVHQYCSDPVVLDATLVEWSCDECQAKQDNAAADKLLEEVLNRKRPSHYLTDSSTRNQSSTKITVATNGISKKAYVRKGDQEEHFA; encoded by the exons ATGCCTCGGAGCAGGAGCCATCGCAAACTAAGCTCGCCTTGCTCCCCGAAGGCCGTCCACAAGGTCATCTCCCGCTTCTCCCTCGAGAAGAAGCAGCTCGTGCGGTCAATCGATTTCGGGGGCTTGCTGGAGCTGCCACTGCACAGGAAGGTTGGCCACAGGTTCTCCCTGTGGCTCCTGACCAAGGTAGTACGAGATGCCGCCGGTGCCAGTGCTAGCCAGCCTGCAGCAGTCGGCAAAGTAGCCGGCATACTGTTCTACCCACAGGACGTCAGCAAAGTGTTCGGCGTGCCTTCCGGAGGACGTCCGGTGCCCAAGAAGGATCAGGTTCAGGGGCTGGTCTCCGACGAGGCCAAGGCGACCGTGCGCGGCGCGCTCAGCTTGGAGGAAGGAGACGACAGCAGACTCAGAATCCTGCATGCTGCAAAGCATGTGCTGAAGAAGAAATTCCGTCGGGGAATGGCGGAGAAGGACCGGGCTGCATTCAAGATCGCGTTCGTGGTCTTCGTTGTGGGGAATCTGCTGGCTCCAAGGGCGACCGACTCTGTATCCTTGGACTACTTCATGGCCCTGCGGCGTCCTGACGAGATTCAGACGTATGACTGGTCCGAGTACGTGATTCGTGTCATTTTGGACTCTGTCTGCCAAGTTCAGGCCGCTTTCGCTCAGGGGCGGCCTGTGGAGAATCTGTTTGGATGCAttattggccct ATATTCTATCTGGATAACTTGGATTTTGGTCGTGAGAAGAATCTGCTGCATGATCACACACCACGATCCAAGGCATACGACTACGACACGATTAAGAAGCTCGCCGAAGCCGATCGCGCCCGTTCTCGTGATGGTGGTTTAAGGTCCTTTGGTAAAAAGTTG GCAAGAGAGGCCTCTGATGTTTGTTACGAGCGTTCCATCGCTCGATGCGGTAACCACGTGAACGGTGTTGTGGTTGGTTCAGCCGACGGTGGAGAACAGGGTGGCCACTCTGATGATATAGTCTTCACGGATGGTAGAGCTTTCAATCAG aaaattttatgtgaagTGTGTGGAGATGTTGGCGAGGAAGAGCTCGTGATGTTCTGCGCTTGCGGTGCTACTGTGCATCA ATATTGTTCGGACCCGGTTGTTCTTGATGCAACATTAGTAGAATGGTCATGTGATGAGTGTCAGGCAAAGCAAGACAATGCTGCTGCTGACAAATTATTAGAAGAGGTGCTGAACCGAAAACGGCCAAGTCATTATCTAACGGACTCCTCCACAAGGAATCAGTCAAGCACCAAAATTACAGTGGCAACAAACGGTATCTCGAAAAAGGCTTATGTGCGAAAGGGTGATCAAGAAGAACATTTCGCGTAA